From one Pieris brassicae chromosome 5, ilPieBrab1.1, whole genome shotgun sequence genomic stretch:
- the LOC123709554 gene encoding protein masquerade, giving the protein MGRLDHAGTFLSFTSAIGRDAAAARHANILTRVTMTGITVFFLLALPFTTAQDESFASSFLSGLLDTLDTQVDAKNCPGVCMHALTSLICSNVLDEVECPKPSMKCCVDEPLGNETMATTRRPFTTRYTTTESYDDEDTTTRPTDKYKDSGNIACPGVCVESRLTQYCEAYLTSSELCVTGRLCCVSKDGYGDRRPPDLVVPNEKKHSTKRPTTALTTTPPPRKPGHKCRGDCISGLFALLCDHVDEDAVCPSEGTCCITDSSDSATRRPYSTTTPRPTTPAPLPRCPGYCLLNIMAAFCERPAVLLSHTSCKLSGSICCDNTRMPPRTTPRPTTTTTTTTPAPVDPRPDCPGSCIVSLLSFTCFRNAEMTDVFKCKKAGTQCCAPKSKVLEAMGVSRNDTYPLAVTHPPNTYVTPYTYTPAQTYTPQHTTPMPYEPNYPTSLRTPEKYNKYVCGVKGTSSRAGRVMGGEDGERGEWCWQTALINSLNQYICGAALVGTQWVLTAAHCVTNIVRSGDAMYVRVGDHDLTRKYGSPGAQTLRVATTYIHHNHNSQTLDNDIALLKLHGKAELKEGVCLVCLPARGVSHAAGKRCTVTGYGYMGESGPIPLRVREAELPIVSDAECIRKVNAVTEKIFILPASSFCAGGEEGNDACQGDGGGPLVCQDDGFYELVGLVSWGFGCGRKDVPGVYVKVSSFIGWINQIISVNNL; this is encoded by the exons ACGCGGCGGCTGCACGCCATGCCAATATCCTGACGCGAGTGACCATGACAGGGATCACTGTGTTTTTCCTGTTGGCGCTGCCTTTCACCACCGCCCAGGATGAGTCCTTTGCCAGTTCCTTTTTATCAG gtCTTTTAGACACGTTAGACACTCAAGTGGATGCCAAGAATTGTCCGGGTGTATGTATGCACGCGCTCACCTCACTAATCTGCTCAAACGTTCTTGATGAAGTTGAATGCCCCAAACCGTCTATGAAATGTTGTGTTGATGAACCACTAG GTAACGAAACAATGGCGACAACGCGTCGCCCATTCACAACACGTTACACGACGACTGAGAGCTATGACGATGAAGACACAACAACTCGGCCGACAGACAAATACAAAGACAGTG GCAACATCGCTTGTCCCGGAGTATGTGTAGAGTCACGTTTGACACAGTACTGTGAGGCCTATCTCACTTCAAGTGAACTTTGTGTGACTGGGCGTCTTTGCTGTGTCTCTAAAGATGGATATGGCGACAGACGTCCTCCAGACCTAGTTGTGCCTAACGAAAAGAAGCATTCTACAAAACGGCCTACAACTGCG CTTACAACCACACCACCACCAAGGAAACCTGGTCACAAATGTCGAGGTGATTGCATAAGTGGGCTTTTTGCGTTACTCTGTGACCATGTGGATGAAGATGCCGTTTGTCCATCGGAAGGTACATGCTGCATCACGGATAGCAGTGATTCCGCTACCAGACGCCCCTATTCCACTACCACGCCTAGGCCAACTACTCCG GCGCCATTACCCCGTTGTCCAGGCTACTGTCTGCTAAACATCATGGCAGCTTTCTGTGAGCGACCAGCTGTTTTACTCTCTCACACTAGCTGCAAACTTAGCGGATCCATTTGTTGTGATAACACTAG AATGCCTCCCCGGACTACTCCTCGTCCAACCACCACAACAACGACTACGACTCCAGCGCCAGTGGATCCACGACCAGATTGTCCAGGGTCTTGTATCGTGTCCCTGCTATCCTTCACATGCTTCC gaAACGCAGAAATGACAGATGTCTTCAAATGCAAAAAAGCGGGAACGCAATGTTGTGCGCCAAAATCTAAAGTGTTAGAGGCAATGGGAGTTAGTCGTAACGATACGTATCCGTTAGCTGTCACTCACCCACCTAACACGTACGTGACTCCGTATACGTACACGCCGGCACAAACGTATACGCCTCAGCACACTACGCCTATGc catACGAGCCAAATTACCCAACATCGTTAAGGACTCCTGAGAAATATAACAAGTATGTCTGCGGTGTAAAGG gaaCATCGTCACGGGCGGGACGTGTGATGGGTGGTGAGGATGGGGAGAGAGGAGAATGGTGTTGGCAAACAGCACTCATTAATTCTCTTAATCAATATATCTGTGGAGCAGCGTTGGTTGGCACGCAGTGGGTGCTCACCGCTGCACATTGTGTTACCAa TATCGTTCGTTCCGGTGACGCAATGTACGTGCGGGTGGGAGATCATGACCTCACGAGAAAATACGGGTCCCCAGGAGCCCAGACCCTAAGAGTGGCTACAACTTACATCCACCATAATCACAACAGCCAGACGCTTGATAACGATATCGCGTTATTAAAGCTCCATGGCAAAGCAGAGCTCAAAGaag GAGTATGTCTGGTGTGTCTGCCAGCTCGTGGAGTGAGTCATGCTGCAGGAAAAAGATGTACGGTCACTGGATACGGATATATGGGTGAAA GTGGTCCAATACCATTACGTGTTCGTGAGGCAGAGTTGCCCATAGTAAGTGACGCAGAGTGTATCCGAAAAGTTAACGCAGTCACCGAAAAGATCTTCATACTACCTGCTAGTTCATTCTGCGCAGGCGGCGAAGAGGGAAACGACGCTTGTCAG GGCGACGGCGGTGGCCCTCTAGTATGTCAAGATGATGGATTCTACGAGTTAGTGGGACTTGTCTCGTGGGGATTCGGATGTGGTCGTAAAGATGTACCAGGAGTTTACGTTAAGGTCTCCTCGTTTATCGGCTGGATCAATCAGATTATCTCTGTTAATAACCTTTAG